A genomic stretch from Oleomonas cavernae includes:
- the rpmG gene encoding 50S ribosomal protein L33 — protein sequence MAKPTTLKIKLISTADTGYFYVTKKNPRTKTEKLSFKKYDPVVRKHVEFKETKIK from the coding sequence ATGGCGAAGCCCACCACGCTGAAGATCAAGCTCATCAGCACTGCCGATACCGGGTACTTCTACGTCACCAAGAAGAACCCCCGCACCAAGACCGAGAAGCTGTCGTTCAAGAAGTACGACCCGGTCGTGCGCAAGCATGTCGAGTTCAAGGAAACCAAGATCAAGTAA
- a CDS encoding NUDIX hydrolase, which produces MTARPLRPRPAASLVVTDARGHVLMGRRPAQSRFAPDAWVFPGGRVDPVDGRSAHDRFAQAAVRETREETGLRIAAEALVPLGRAITPNGSPIRFDARFFLAPAPAHDTALVTNGEFIELAWLPLVQARRLPLMDVTELMLDEAVARLAGEQRRPLLLTYRRGVARVTRP; this is translated from the coding sequence ATGACCGCTAGGCCCCTTCGCCCCCGGCCGGCCGCCAGCCTGGTGGTGACCGATGCCCGCGGCCATGTCCTGATGGGCCGGCGCCCCGCGCAAAGCCGCTTCGCTCCCGATGCCTGGGTGTTTCCCGGCGGCCGGGTGGATCCCGTCGACGGCAGGAGCGCGCACGACCGCTTCGCCCAGGCGGCGGTGCGCGAGACACGCGAGGAAACCGGCCTGCGCATCGCCGCCGAGGCGCTGGTCCCCCTGGGCCGGGCGATCACGCCCAACGGCAGCCCGATCCGCTTCGATGCCCGCTTCTTTCTGGCCCCTGCCCCGGCCCATGATACCGCCCTGGTCACCAACGGCGAGTTCATCGAACTGGCTTGGCTGCCCCTGGTGCAGGCCCGGCGCCTGCCCCTGATGGATGTGACGGAACTGATGCTGGACGAGGCCGTGGCCCGCCTGGCCGGCGAGCAACGCCGCCCCCTGCTGCTGACCTATCGGCGCGGCGTGGCCCGGGTGACGCGGCCATGA
- a CDS encoding MFS transporter, which translates to MTGTLDKPALEGRDRGAAPVASLFGIIACISTVGLTYSLSMPLLGLLLEAQGTPGWLIGANAAVTGVATISLAPLVPRLMRRLGVLPFLIGCTTLTAVSIVLFPLLPSLWVWFALRFILGAAVTGLFIGSEAWISYLAGESRRGRVMGFYASALAIGYTAGPALLMLTGVQGIAPFAAAAAITLAAALPLALARGDLPPFHDEGEARLIDIARSAPTAVVGVLLFGAIEAGILTLLPVWGVQNGLDALSAAQLMMWIGAGNVALQIPIGWLADKMDRRIVLVGCAAAGVVGAGAMPLLVGTAWLGPALFVLGGALMGLYTVGLALLGQRFGGSDLATANAVYIIFYGIGSMTGPPLGGSALDLAPGQGLPIVMGLGCAAFIAYALRRRAREG; encoded by the coding sequence ATGACCGGCACCCTGGACAAACCCGCCCTGGAAGGCCGCGACCGGGGCGCCGCCCCGGTGGCCAGCCTGTTCGGCATCATCGCCTGCATCTCGACCGTCGGGCTGACCTACAGCCTGTCGATGCCCTTGCTGGGCCTGCTGCTGGAGGCCCAGGGCACCCCGGGCTGGCTGATCGGGGCCAATGCCGCGGTCACCGGCGTGGCAACGATCAGCCTGGCCCCCCTCGTGCCGCGCCTGATGCGCCGCCTGGGCGTGCTGCCCTTCCTGATCGGCTGCACCACCCTGACCGCGGTCAGCATCGTCCTGTTCCCGCTGCTGCCCTCGCTCTGGGTCTGGTTTGCCCTGCGCTTCATCCTGGGGGCCGCGGTCACCGGCCTGTTCATCGGCTCGGAGGCCTGGATCAGCTATCTGGCCGGCGAGTCCCGCCGCGGCCGGGTGATGGGATTCTATGCCTCGGCCCTTGCCATCGGCTATACCGCCGGGCCGGCGCTGCTGATGCTGACCGGCGTCCAGGGGATCGCCCCCTTCGCCGCGGCGGCCGCGATCACCCTGGCCGCGGCCTTGCCCCTGGCGCTCGCCCGCGGCGACCTGCCGCCGTTCCACGACGAAGGCGAGGCCCGCCTGATCGACATCGCCCGCTCGGCGCCCACCGCCGTGGTCGGCGTGCTGCTGTTCGGCGCCATCGAGGCGGGGATCTTGACCCTGCTGCCGGTCTGGGGCGTGCAGAACGGCCTCGACGCCCTCAGCGCCGCGCAACTGATGATGTGGATCGGCGCCGGCAACGTCGCCCTGCAGATCCCCATCGGCTGGCTGGCCGACAAGATGGACCGCCGCATCGTCCTGGTCGGCTGCGCCGCCGCCGGCGTGGTCGGCGCCGGGGCCATGCCGCTACTGGTCGGCACGGCCTGGCTGGGGCCGGCCCTGTTCGTGCTGGGCGGCGCCCTGATGGGCCTCTATACCGTGGGCCTCGCCCTGCTGGGCCAGCGCTTCGGCGGCTCCGACCTCGCCACCGCCAACGCGGTCTACATCATCTTCTACGGCATCGGCTCGATGACCGGGCCGCCGCTGGGCGGCTCCGCCCTCGATTTGGCACCCGGCCAGGGCCTGCCCATCGTCATGGGCCTGGGCTGCGCCGCCTTCATCGCCTACGCCCTGCGGCGCCGCGCCCGGGAAGGCTGA
- a CDS encoding helix-turn-helix domain-containing protein, which produces MTTKRKFKSDAFEAVHISASALLKVGAIEKATMRDFDASCLTAPAPFAPQQIKQLRESNHVSQPVFARYLNTSESTVEKWETGAKRPSGMALKLLSIVRKHGLQVLA; this is translated from the coding sequence ATGACAACGAAGCGCAAGTTTAAGAGCGATGCCTTCGAGGCGGTTCACATCTCGGCTTCGGCGCTGCTAAAGGTGGGGGCCATCGAAAAGGCCACCATGCGGGACTTCGATGCCTCTTGCCTCACTGCGCCCGCGCCCTTCGCGCCCCAGCAGATCAAGCAACTCCGCGAGAGCAACCACGTCAGCCAGCCGGTGTTTGCGCGCTACCTCAACACCAGTGAAAGCACGGTGGAGAAGTGGGAAACAGGCGCCAAACGCCCCAGCGGCATGGCGCTCAAGCTGCTGAGCATCGTGCGCAAGCACGGCTTGCAGGTCCTGGCCTGA
- a CDS encoding GIY-YIG nuclease family protein, translating to MAGWVYILASKHYGTLYTGVTSDLVGRAYTHRAKIVKGFTTRYQIGLLVWFEGHDTIETAIVREKQIKEWRRDWKVRLIEESNPGWLDLYDTICR from the coding sequence ATGGCTGGCTGGGTCTACATCCTGGCGTCGAAACACTACGGCACGCTTTATACCGGCGTGACGAGTGACCTCGTCGGGCGGGCCTACACCCATCGGGCCAAGATCGTGAAAGGCTTCACCACGCGCTATCAGATCGGCCTGCTGGTCTGGTTCGAAGGCCATGACACGATCGAGACCGCGATCGTGCGCGAGAAGCAGATCAAGGAATGGCGCCGCGACTGGAAGGTCCGGCTCATCGAAGAGAGCAACCCCGGCTGGCTGGACCTTTACGACACGATCTGTCGATAG
- a CDS encoding DUF4846 domain-containing protein → MIPRDAHGMRWVFILLFLLASPASARTVGDSFTPPPGFTRVAVAPDSFGAFLRSLPLAPDGTPVVTDRGITVRPAQSIAAVAQMDLIGANLQQCADAIIRLRATWARDHGNMAALDFPFTSGDRLPYSAYLAGKRPVPKGAGVTWKSVAPRGGDEAAFRAWLAIVMTYAGTISLERLSRPVEGGLQGGDVVIEAGSPGHAMLVVDLAQDGQGRYAALLGQSYMPAQSFHIVRNPGGDSAWYRLEPGAPLETPDWRFTALRPRRFP, encoded by the coding sequence ATGATCCCGCGCGACGCTCACGGCATGCGCTGGGTCTTCATCCTCCTCTTCCTGCTCGCTTCACCGGCATCTGCCCGAACCGTCGGGGACAGTTTCACGCCGCCCCCCGGTTTCACCCGCGTCGCGGTGGCGCCGGACAGTTTCGGGGCGTTCCTGCGCAGCCTGCCCCTGGCACCCGACGGCACGCCGGTGGTCACCGACCGTGGCATCACGGTCCGGCCGGCGCAGAGCATCGCCGCGGTGGCGCAGATGGACCTGATCGGCGCCAACCTGCAGCAATGCGCCGATGCCATCATCCGCCTGCGCGCCACCTGGGCGCGCGACCACGGCAACATGGCGGCGCTGGATTTCCCCTTCACCAGCGGCGACCGCTTGCCCTATTCGGCCTATCTCGCCGGCAAGCGACCGGTGCCCAAGGGCGCCGGCGTGACCTGGAAGAGTGTCGCGCCGCGCGGCGGCGACGAGGCCGCGTTCCGCGCCTGGCTCGCCATCGTCATGACCTATGCCGGGACCATTTCGCTGGAGCGCCTGTCGCGGCCGGTCGAAGGCGGCCTGCAAGGCGGCGACGTGGTGATCGAGGCCGGCAGCCCCGGCCACGCCATGCTGGTGGTGGACCTGGCACAGGATGGGCAGGGACGCTATGCCGCCCTGCTCGGCCAAAGTTACATGCCGGCGCAATCCTTCCACATCGTGCGCAATCCAGGCGGCGATTCAGCCTGGTACCGGCTCGAACCCGGGGCGCCGCTCGAGACCCCCGATTGGCGCTTTACCGCCCTGCGCCCGCGACGCTTCCCCTGA
- a CDS encoding aminotransferase-like domain-containing protein, which translates to MASNETGPWHPAGVKQTAGPIYLGIADAMADDIAAGRLAPGQRLPPHRVLAEALAVDLTTVTRAYNEARRRGLIDAAPGRGTFVRAASRGTPTRSAAVDISMNLPPAPDDAHLRERLSDTLAELGRRPDFHALLSYRPSAGDEEDRAAGAAWLRLRELDATPQRIVVCPGAQVALMVLLTTLLKPGDTLLTECLTYPGIRALAAHVGVRLQGLAMDGEGLTPDAFEAACKDGKPKALYCVPTIHNPTTATLSAARRAQVAAIARRHGILIFEDDAYGFLPSQAPKPLAAYAPELTYHVATLSKCLTPALRVAYVLTPEAGDAVRLAAGQRATALMTAPILAATASSWIGSGAAQAIVAAVRRESMARQQIACDILPADLVAAHAQGHHLWLSLPPAWTGGEFAGHARRHGLAAVAGEAFAVEMGGAGAAVRLSLGRRRRATTCARP; encoded by the coding sequence ATGGCATCGAATGAAACAGGCCCCTGGCACCCCGCGGGCGTGAAGCAAACCGCCGGTCCGATCTACCTCGGCATTGCCGACGCGATGGCGGACGACATTGCGGCGGGCCGCCTGGCGCCCGGCCAGCGGCTGCCGCCGCACCGGGTCCTGGCCGAGGCCCTGGCTGTCGACCTGACCACGGTGACGCGGGCCTATAACGAGGCGCGCCGGCGCGGCCTGATCGATGCCGCCCCCGGGCGCGGCACCTTCGTCCGTGCGGCCAGCCGCGGCACGCCCACGCGAAGCGCCGCCGTCGACATCAGCATGAACCTGCCGCCGGCGCCCGATGACGCGCACCTGCGCGAACGCCTGTCGGATACCCTGGCCGAACTCGGGCGGCGTCCCGATTTTCACGCCCTGCTTTCGTACCGGCCCAGCGCCGGCGACGAGGAGGATCGCGCCGCCGGTGCCGCCTGGCTGCGCCTGCGGGAACTCGACGCGACGCCGCAGCGGATCGTGGTCTGCCCGGGCGCCCAGGTGGCGCTGATGGTCCTGCTGACCACCTTGCTGAAGCCGGGCGACACCCTGCTGACCGAATGCCTGACCTATCCCGGGATACGGGCATTGGCGGCCCATGTCGGGGTGCGCCTGCAAGGGCTGGCGATGGACGGCGAAGGGCTGACGCCCGACGCCTTCGAGGCCGCCTGCAAAGACGGCAAGCCCAAGGCGCTCTACTGCGTGCCGACGATCCACAACCCGACCACGGCGACCCTGTCGGCCGCGCGGCGCGCGCAGGTCGCGGCAATCGCCCGGCGCCATGGCATCCTGATCTTCGAGGACGATGCCTACGGCTTCCTGCCGAGCCAGGCGCCCAAGCCGCTGGCGGCCTATGCCCCGGAATTGACCTATCACGTCGCCACCTTGTCGAAATGCCTGACCCCGGCCTTGCGCGTTGCCTATGTGCTGACGCCCGAGGCCGGCGACGCGGTGCGGCTGGCGGCGGGGCAGCGGGCGACGGCGCTGATGACGGCGCCGATCCTGGCCGCCACCGCGTCGAGCTGGATCGGCAGCGGCGCCGCCCAGGCGATCGTCGCCGCGGTGCGACGGGAAAGCATGGCGCGCCAGCAGATCGCCTGCGATATCCTGCCCGCCGATCTGGTCGCGGCCCACGCCCAAGGCCATCACCTGTGGCTGTCGCTGCCCCCGGCCTGGACGGGCGGGGAATTCGCCGGCCATGCCCGGCGGCACGGGCTGGCCGCGGTGGCCGGCGAGGCCTTCGCCGTCGAAATGGGCGGTGCCGGCGCGGCCGTGCGCCTGTCGTTGGGGCGGCGCCGGCGCGCGACCACCTGCGCCAGGCCCTGA
- a CDS encoding aldehyde dehydrogenase, which translates to MAAALSLDQWEARAKALDYRHLAFIDGRFVPALSGKTFPRISPIDGGLLTQVAECDASDVDVAVAAARKAFEAGAWSRAAPKLRKKVLLKLAELMRRHGDELALLETLDMGKPIGDSTAVDVPSSANTIQWYAEAIDKVYDEIAPTAPNALGLVTREPIGVVAAVVPWNFPLLMTCWKLGPALATGNCVVLKPAEQSPLTALRLAELASEAGLPDGVLNVVPGFGETAGAALGLHMDVDAVTFTGSTQVGKFFLEYAGRSNMKTVSLECGGKSPHIVMADCGDLDLAATKAAWGIFYNQGEVCTAGSRLLVEEPIKDAFLDKLAKVAATIQPGNPLDPATKMGAMVDQKQMERVLDYIEKGKDDGAVVRLGGKRTRQASGGFYVEPTVFDKVSPKARIAQEEIFGPVLSTITFNGLEEAIRIGNDTIYGLAAAIWTKDIDQALKAARRLRSGLVWINGWDEDDITVPFGGFKQSGFGRDRSLHAMEKYTQLKSTWITIR; encoded by the coding sequence ATGGCTGCTGCCCTGTCGCTCGACCAATGGGAAGCCCGCGCCAAGGCGCTCGACTATCGCCACCTGGCCTTCATCGACGGCCGCTTCGTGCCCGCCCTTTCGGGCAAGACCTTTCCCCGCATCTCGCCCATTGACGGCGGCCTGCTGACCCAGGTCGCCGAATGCGACGCTAGCGACGTCGATGTCGCCGTCGCAGCGGCCCGCAAGGCCTTCGAGGCCGGCGCCTGGTCGCGCGCGGCGCCCAAGCTGCGCAAGAAGGTCCTGCTGAAGCTCGCCGAGCTGATGCGCCGCCACGGCGACGAACTGGCCCTGCTCGAGACCCTGGACATGGGCAAGCCGATCGGGGATTCGACCGCGGTCGACGTGCCCTCCTCGGCCAATACCATCCAGTGGTATGCCGAGGCGATCGACAAGGTCTATGACGAGATCGCCCCCACCGCCCCCAATGCCCTGGGCCTGGTGACGCGCGAGCCGATCGGCGTGGTCGCCGCCGTGGTGCCGTGGAACTTCCCCCTGCTGATGACCTGCTGGAAACTGGGCCCGGCGCTCGCCACCGGCAATTGCGTGGTGCTGAAACCGGCCGAGCAAAGCCCGCTGACCGCCCTGCGCCTGGCCGAGCTGGCGTCGGAGGCCGGGCTGCCCGACGGCGTGCTCAATGTCGTGCCGGGCTTCGGCGAGACGGCCGGCGCCGCCCTGGGCCTGCACATGGATGTCGACGCGGTGACCTTCACCGGGTCGACCCAGGTGGGGAAATTCTTCCTGGAATATGCCGGCCGCTCGAACATGAAGACGGTGAGCCTGGAATGCGGCGGCAAATCCCCGCACATCGTCATGGCCGATTGCGGCGACCTCGACCTGGCCGCGACCAAGGCCGCCTGGGGCATCTTCTATAACCAGGGCGAGGTCTGCACCGCCGGCTCCCGCCTGCTGGTGGAAGAGCCGATCAAGGACGCCTTCCTCGACAAGCTGGCCAAGGTTGCCGCCACGATCCAGCCGGGCAACCCGCTGGACCCGGCAACGAAGATGGGCGCCATGGTCGATCAGAAACAGATGGAGCGCGTGCTCGACTATATCGAAAAGGGCAAGGACGACGGCGCCGTGGTACGCCTGGGCGGCAAGCGCACCCGCCAGGCGAGCGGCGGCTTCTATGTCGAGCCCACGGTGTTCGACAAGGTCAGCCCCAAGGCCCGCATCGCCCAGGAGGAGATCTTCGGCCCCGTCCTGTCCACGATCACCTTCAACGGCCTGGAAGAAGCCATCAGGATCGGCAACGACACGATCTACGGCCTGGCCGCGGCGATCTGGACCAAGGATATCGACCAGGCCCTGAAGGCGGCCCGGCGCTTACGCTCAGGCCTGGTGTGGATCAACGGCTGGGACGAGGACGATATCACGGTGCCCTTCGGCGGCTTCAAGCAGTCCGGCTTCGGCCGCGACCGCTCGCTCCACGCCATGGAGAAATACACCCAACTCAAAAGCACCTGGATCACGATCCGCTGA
- a CDS encoding NUDIX hydrolase yields MTTKTQHFAPPLPKERHGLKRAVRPRDAATLILHRRAAGGIEVLMGRRHEGHRFMPGNWVFPGGRLDRGDLYVPAQGLRAEVAALLGLAAPPRRVHGLAVAAVRETFEETGLMIGVADPRAARLSATGPFAAFRRAGLIPALDALDYAARAITPPYRSMRFHARFFIAPAQAAQGEARPSPELTEVAWVPLKDARKLDLPRITGVILDVIEKQLNGEDDRIPAFAQRHGKHVIDYDR; encoded by the coding sequence ATGACCACGAAGACCCAGCATTTTGCCCCGCCCCTCCCTAAGGAACGCCATGGCCTGAAGCGCGCCGTCCGGCCGCGCGATGCCGCCACCTTGATCCTGCACCGCCGCGCCGCCGGCGGCATCGAGGTGCTGATGGGGCGGCGCCACGAAGGCCATCGCTTCATGCCGGGCAACTGGGTGTTCCCCGGCGGCAGGCTCGACCGCGGCGACCTCTATGTGCCAGCCCAAGGCCTGCGGGCCGAGGTTGCCGCCCTGCTGGGCCTAGCGGCACCGCCGCGCCGGGTCCATGGCCTCGCCGTCGCCGCCGTCCGCGAAACTTTCGAGGAGACCGGCCTGATGATCGGCGTGGCCGATCCCCGCGCCGCCCGCCTGTCCGCCACCGGCCCCTTCGCCGCCTTCCGGCGGGCCGGCCTGATCCCGGCGCTCGATGCGCTCGACTATGCCGCCAGGGCCATCACCCCGCCCTATCGGTCCATGCGCTTCCATGCCCGCTTCTTCATCGCCCCGGCGCAGGCGGCCCAGGGCGAGGCGAGGCCTTCGCCCGAGTTGACCGAAGTCGCCTGGGTGCCGCTTAAGGATGCCCGCAAGCTGGACCTGCCGCGCATCACCGGTGTGATCCTCGACGTGATCGAGAAGCAGTTGAACGGCGAGGACGACCGCATCCCGGCCTTTGCCCAGCGCCACGGCAAGCACGTCATCGACTATGACCGCTAG
- a CDS encoding alkyl/aryl-sulfatase, with the protein MIGAFGLLAAAIGPALAEDPQGAKPASAYTLDANRQFLATLPLDDRQEIEFAQRGFIAAPEEKVVKTAEGKVVWDFTAYDFLKGDAPDTVNPSLWRHSQNMAHYGLFKVADHIYQVRGFDISNITFLEGKTGWIVIDPLISTEVAKAAYDLVSKHLGARPIHAVIITHSHADHYGGIRGIVAQADVDAGKVKVIAPEGFLEHAVSENVIAGNAMGRRASYMFGNFLPRNAQGQVSAGIGPALSAGTVTMIAPTDTITRTGQRMVIDGVTVEFQMTPGTEAPAEMNIFLPDWKALCLAENANASMHNVLTLRGALVRDAKAWADYLGEALRLYGDKTDVVFTSHFWPRWGQAEIVDYLEKHRDAYRYLHDQAVRLMNEGFTGEEIAEQIALPPVLANEWYNHGYYGTMRHNAKAVYQRYMGWYDGNPSSLNPLPPAEVAKRYVEAMGGADAVLAKGQAAFDSGDYRWAAELLKHLVFAGPDNAKARNLLADTYEQMAYQAESAPWRNIYLSGALELRTGQRHGAAAAGSLDTIKAMDSGLIFDLMAVRLDPAKADGKSLTVNLVFTDRDEKHTITVENNVLNHEAGAAATPGATLTGKRAAFLMVIAGMARLPDIVATGAIKVEGDAKAFETLVSLTTAPAPDFAIVTP; encoded by the coding sequence ATGATCGGGGCATTCGGCCTCCTGGCGGCGGCGATCGGGCCGGCCCTGGCGGAGGATCCGCAGGGTGCCAAGCCGGCATCGGCCTATACCCTCGATGCCAACAGGCAGTTCCTCGCGACACTGCCCCTGGACGACCGACAGGAGATCGAATTCGCGCAGCGCGGTTTCATCGCGGCGCCCGAGGAGAAGGTGGTGAAGACCGCCGAAGGCAAGGTGGTGTGGGATTTCACCGCCTATGATTTCCTCAAAGGCGACGCCCCCGACACGGTCAATCCCAGCCTGTGGCGCCATTCCCAGAACATGGCCCACTACGGCCTGTTCAAGGTCGCCGATCACATCTATCAGGTGCGCGGCTTCGATATTTCCAACATCACCTTCCTGGAAGGCAAGACCGGCTGGATCGTCATCGATCCGCTGATCTCGACCGAGGTGGCCAAGGCCGCCTACGACCTGGTGAGCAAGCACTTGGGGGCCAGGCCCATTCATGCGGTGATCATCACCCACAGCCACGCCGATCATTACGGCGGCATTCGCGGCATCGTCGCGCAGGCCGATGTCGACGCCGGCAAGGTGAAGGTGATCGCGCCCGAGGGCTTCCTCGAGCATGCGGTCAGCGAAAATGTCATCGCCGGCAATGCCATGGGCCGGCGCGCCAGCTACATGTTCGGCAACTTCCTGCCGCGCAACGCCCAGGGGCAGGTCAGCGCGGGCATCGGCCCGGCGCTGTCGGCCGGCACGGTGACCATGATCGCGCCCACCGACACGATCACCCGGACCGGCCAGCGCATGGTAATCGACGGCGTCACGGTCGAATTCCAGATGACCCCGGGGACCGAGGCCCCGGCCGAGATGAATATCTTCCTGCCCGACTGGAAAGCCCTGTGCCTGGCCGAGAACGCCAACGCCTCGATGCACAACGTCCTGACCCTGCGTGGCGCCCTGGTGCGTGATGCCAAGGCCTGGGCCGATTACCTGGGCGAGGCCTTGCGCCTGTACGGCGACAAGACCGACGTGGTGTTCACCAGCCATTTCTGGCCGCGCTGGGGCCAGGCGGAAATTGTCGACTACCTCGAAAAGCACCGTGACGCCTATCGCTATCTCCACGACCAGGCGGTACGCCTGATGAACGAGGGCTTCACCGGCGAGGAGATCGCCGAACAGATCGCCCTGCCGCCGGTGCTGGCCAACGAATGGTACAATCATGGTTACTACGGCACCATGCGCCACAATGCCAAGGCGGTCTATCAGCGCTACATGGGCTGGTACGACGGCAATCCCTCGTCGCTGAACCCGCTGCCGCCCGCCGAGGTGGCCAAGCGCTATGTCGAGGCGATGGGCGGGGCGGATGCCGTGCTGGCCAAAGGCCAGGCGGCCTTCGATTCGGGCGATTATCGCTGGGCGGCGGAATTGCTCAAGCACCTGGTCTTTGCCGGCCCGGACAATGCCAAGGCCCGCAACCTGCTGGCCGACACCTATGAGCAGATGGCCTACCAGGCGGAGAGCGCGCCCTGGCGCAATATCTACCTGTCAGGTGCCCTGGAACTGCGCACCGGCCAGCGCCACGGCGCCGCGGCCGCCGGCAGTCTCGACACGATCAAGGCGATGGACAGCGGCCTGATCTTCGACCTGATGGCCGTGCGCCTGGACCCGGCCAAGGCCGATGGCAAGAGCCTGACCGTGAATCTGGTCTTCACCGACCGCGACGAGAAGCACACGATCACGGTCGAGAACAATGTCCTCAATCACGAGGCGGGGGCCGCGGCGACGCCCGGCGCCACGCTGACCGGCAAGCGCGCCGCCTTCCTGATGGTCATCGCCGGTATGGCCAGGCTGCCCGACATCGTCGCTACCGGCGCGATCAAGGTGGAGGGCGATGCCAAGGCCTTCGAGACCCTGGTCAGCCTGACCACGGCCCCGGCACCCGACTTCGCGATCGTAACGCCTTGA
- a CDS encoding DUF983 domain-containing protein: MPIEIKTESAAPPAPEPRAPKRAAWLGFKERCPHCGEGRLYGKYLKVNAHCPVCNEALDLHRADDAPPYFTITIVAHIVVPALLLVEQTYAPALWIHAALWLPLCLILSLLLLPRIKGALIGVQWAYRMHGFGAEDDEPVPEPKIRTAGL, translated from the coding sequence ATGCCGATCGAGATCAAGACGGAGAGCGCCGCCCCGCCGGCGCCCGAACCCCGCGCGCCCAAGCGTGCGGCCTGGCTGGGTTTCAAGGAGCGCTGCCCCCATTGCGGCGAAGGCCGGCTTTACGGCAAGTACCTGAAGGTGAACGCCCATTGCCCCGTCTGCAACGAGGCCCTGGATCTGCATCGGGCCGACGATGCCCCACCCTATTTCACCATCACCATCGTCGCCCATATCGTGGTGCCGGCGCTGCTGCTGGTGGAGCAGACCTATGCCCCGGCGCTCTGGATCCACGCCGCCCTGTGGCTGCCGCTGTGCCTGATCCTCTCCTTGCTGCTCCTGCCGCGGATCAAGGGTGCCCTGATCGGGGTGCAGTGGGCCTACCGCATGCACGGCTTCGGCGCCGAGGATGACGAGCCGGTGCCCGAGCCGAAGATCCGCACTGCCGGTCTGTAA